CCATTAAAATATTCTCTTGCAATAATATTAATTGGCACATTTCCTTTCGATCGAAACGATATTTTTACCATATCGTCTTTTTCTATAAAAATTACAGAAATCAACATTCCCTGTATCGATAAAGGATAATTTACAAATCCTTCGGTATCTCCATCCTTATAATTAAAACGAATTAAGTCTTCTTTACTCAGTTTAATAATTGCTGTATTGTATTCATTTAATACTTCCAAACCATTATCCAAACAATAACCAAGTAATTTCATTCTATCGGGAGAAAAATTATCGTATATATTTGAATGAATTTTACTTTTATCGATACCATTGGCAATTAAACTCCCAACTATTTGATAAGTTCTTGGCTGAGATGAATTATAACTTAAGCCTCCGGTATCGGTAATAATACCTGTATAAAGACATTCAGATATTCTATCATCAATCATATTTTCATCGCCCAAAGCCTCTATAAACTCATACATTAACTCACAAGTAGAACTCATTGTTACATCAGAAAACATTAAATCAACAATTGGCTCTGGCTCGGGATGATGATCGATCATAATTTTTTTTGCATCAGTCTTCTCAAGAACTGTTTCCAAATCGCCCGAACGCTTAAAGGAATTATGATCTAAAATAAATATCAAATCTGATGAATTTAAATATTCTTCTGCCTTTTTCTTTCCATTAGTATAAATCCAAACATCAGAATTCTCTGGTAACCATTTTAAAAATACCGGGTAAGCACTTGGACTGATAATTTGAACTTGCTTTCCTTTTTTCTTTAAATATTGATTCAAAGCCAAAGAAGAACCTATGGCATCTCCGTCGGGTCCTGAGTGAGGTATTATGGATATTTTATTGGAGTCGTTCAATAATTGCTCAGCTTTTTTTATCAGGCTATTATTAATTCTATTACATAAAGTATTCATTCTATCGAGAGTAGTTTAGTTCAAAATAAGGGCATAAAGATACAACAGTTCCTTATAAATTGCTTGCATGCCTAAATGGAAATATTATTTTTGTATACAAAGTTAAATTTATACAATATATTATAATGAGAAGCGACAGAACTTTCACAATGATTAAGCCCGATGCAGTTGCGGCAGGAAATATTGGAGCAATTTTAGCCAAAATTAACGAAGCAGGTTTCCGAATTGCTGCCATGAAATACACACAAATAACAAAAGAACAAGCAAAACAATTTTACGAAGTTCATAAAGATCGTCCTTTTTACAACGACTTAACTGATTTTATGAGCTCTGGCCCAATTGTAGCTGCTATTTTAGAAAAAGAAAATGCTGTTGCAGATTTTCGAAAATTAATAGGAGCAACTAATCCGGCCGAAGCAGAAAAAGGCACTATTCGTAAAGAATTTGCAGAATCGATGTCGAGAAATGCTGTACATGGTTCTGATAGTGACGAGAACGCCTGTATTGAAGGAGCATTTTATTTCTCTTCCACCGAGATTATTTAAATTAAATACTGCTTAGCAGTCAATTCGACACATATTGAATAGGCTGCTGGCTTACTTTTATTATAACAATTCTTTAAAAATATAAGCTAGTATTACCTCACAATAATATCATCAATAATATTAGCTTGCACTTCTCTGTTTAAAGCTTTTATTAGTCCTTCTCTAATCATCATTAACTCATTGCGAATAACCGAAGAACGCACTTTCACAAATAATTTTCGGTTGCGAATATAAATATCGGTAGTTGCATTGGCTACAGTTTTTCCAATAACTTTCTCCCAAGAATTTACCATCTCATACTCCTTCAACCTACCATCTAAATTACTTTCTTTCAACACCTGACGAACAAGTGCATCTATTTTTTGAGTTTTACTTCTTCTCATATCTATGAATTTACGATGCTGCCATTATTAATCACAAACAGCTGATATTCCAAGGCAGAACCTGAAAGAATTTCATCGAGATGATCGCGATTGGTATCTGAAATAAAAATTTGCCCAAACCGTTCTTCCGAAACCAGTCGAACAATCTGCTCTACCCGAATAGAATCAAGCTTATCGAAAATATCGTCGAGCAGCAAGATAGGGTTAAAACCGGCAATTTGCTTGATAAATTCAAATTGTGCTAATTTTAATGCTATTAAATAAGATTTTTTCTGTCCCTGCGATCCCATTTTTTTTATCGGATATTCTCCCAGATTCAGCATTAAATCATCTTTATGAACACCAACAGTTGTGTATTGCATAACCTGATCTTTCCATCGGGCATTGTCCAACAAGTCGCGCATGGAATGCTCATGAAGCTGAGATTTATATTCCAGACTTACATTTTCGTTTCCTTGCGAGATTATATTATAGTACTCCTGAAAAACAGGCATCAATTTATGCAAATAGTCTTTTCTTTTTTTATAAATCTCCGATCCAAGAATCACCAACTGTTCATCCCATATACTTAAGGTATCTTCATCGTATTTTGTTCCTGAAGCAAAGTCTTTCAGCAGTTTATTTCGTTGTTGAATTACACGGTTGTAACGAATTAAATCGTCTAAATATTTTCTATCGTACTGCGAAATAACGCTATCCATATACTTGCGTCTCTCCTCGCTTCCATCGGTTATTAACCTTCCATCGGCAGGCGAAACCATAACAATAGGTAACAAACCAATATGCTCCGATAATTTCTTATATTCCTTTTTATTACGCTTAAAATTTTTCTTCTGACCTCTTTTTACACCACAATAAATTACTTCCTCCAGCTCTTTTCGCTTATAATTACCTTCCAACACCATAAATTGTGCATCATGATTTATATTCAACTGATCGCTTGAGGAAAAGTAGCTTTTACAAAAACTAAGGTAATAAACTGCATCAAGTAAATTTGTTTTTCCAACCCCATTATTTCCAATAAAACAATTGATTTTAGGAGAGAAACAGATTTCGAGTTCAGGAATATTTTTATAATTAATTAGAGATAACTTTTCCAGATACATGCATAAAATAATTAGTTGACTCTGCAAAATTACTAAATTAAATCAATTCGAAACCTGCTTTCCTACTGTATAATTTAAGTTCATATTCTGTATTAATTTTTAATAAAAACATGCCTTATATTTGTTAAAAAAAATTACATTTGCGTTAGAAAAAATAAACCTATTAATTATTTGAGTATGTCAAAGCATAAAAACGATCAGGTAACTGAAGATAATTTTGAAAATTTAGAAGAAGCGTTAAGTAAGACTGAACAATATATAGAAAAAAATCAGAAAAAATTAACAAGTATTGCTTTCGCCGTAATTGTGGTTGCTGTAGCTATTTTTGCTTATCAAAAATATTATAGAACACCTCTTGAACAAAAAGCTCAAAATCAATTATTTCAGGCTCAAAGATATTTCGAGCAAGATTCATTTAAATTAGCTTTAAATGGTGATGAAAATTATCCTGGATTTATTGATATTGTTGATGAGTTTGGTTCAACTACTGCAGGTAATTTATCGCAATATTATGCTGGAATTTCTTACTTAAGAATAGGCGAATTTCAAAATGCAATAGATCATTTAAATTCTTTTAGTTCCGATGATTTTATCTTAAGCGCTCTTGCAAAATCTGCAATAGGTGATTCTTATATGGAATTAGGAGAAAGTAAAAAAGCTGCTTCAAACTATATGGATGCAAGCTCTTTAAATTCAAATGATTTTACAACTCCTATTTACCTGCAAAAGGCCGGCTTAGCATACGAAATGACAGGAGATTATAAAAAAGCATTAACTGCTTACGAAAAAATCGAAAAAGATTTTGCTAAATCAGCTGAAGCCCGTGATGTTGAAAAATACATTACTCGCGCTAAAGCAATGATAAAATAAAATATTTTAAATTAAGAAAACGGAGATCGTACTGATCTCCGTTTTTTTGTGCCTATAATTTATAAATCTCCTTAAAACCTACTATTAAATGTGCTCTTTCTCTGCATTAATACGGTTTACATTATTCCTAAATTGAGAAATTACAAATGCTTTTTATATTCATATCGTATCTATTTAAATAAGCATCCGTGAATTCGGATTTTAGAAAGCATATAAGCTCTATTATTAAATTAACTAAAATATTTAATTGCAAAACACAAATACCTTATTACAGCTCCTTATTCTTATTCGAATTAAGGCATAAATTAAAGCTCCTTATAATCGATCAAAATCAATAAAAAAGGGGCTCTCTTGTTTACTCCAAATATTTCCAATTTTATTGCAATTACACCTATAGGAACTAAAATAATAATACTCTACTCAGTTAAATTACGATATGCATCTTCTAAAAATTAATAATAGCAAAGTATTTTTCTTTTGATATTCGAATCTAGATTCTTTACAATTTGCCATAAAATAGTCTCTACTCTTCTATAATAGCATCAGTTTTATTAAAAAAAATGTTTTTTTTACACACTTACAGATTTCTTTAAATTTTAATTTATTCTTTTGCGAATATAATAATAAGTAGTCCGCATAAACAGCAAGCATTCAATCTCAGCCTTTTACAAAAAAACAGCTAAAACAAAGCAAAACTCAAAAATACCTTTAGATATTGATTATCTATACATTACAAGCAATTACTCTCCTAATTACTGATCAAATAAAAAACATCAAAAAAAAAATTAAAAATATCCTCTAGAGAATCAAACACTTACATAAAAAAGTTCATTTTTTTTAAAAAAAATATCATGAACCCCTTGTATATTCTACCAAAGCACCTATATTTGCAACCGCAATACGGAAACAAAGTTCTTTAAATAATTGCAATCGGGGAGATACCAAAGTGGCCAACTGGGACGGACTGTAACTCCGTTGACTTCGTCTTCGCAGGTTCGAATCCTGCTCTCCCCACTCCGATTTAGATTGAAAACGTTCAATCATATTAAATCATCAATGCGGGAATAGCTCAGTTGATAGAGCATCAGCCTTCCAAGCTGAGGGTCGCGAGTTTGAGTCTCGTTTCCCGCTCAATTTTTTTTGAAATATTTTTTGGGGAGATACCAAAGTGGCCAACTGGGGCGGACTGTAACTCCGCTGACTTCGTCTTCGTAGGTTCGAATCCTGCTCTCCCCACTCCGATTTAGATTGAAAACGTTCAATCATATTAAATCATCAATGCGGGAATAGCTCAGTTGATAGAGCATCAGCCTTCCAAGCTGAGGGTCGCGAGTTTGAGTCTCGTTTCCCGCTCAATTTTTTTGGAGAGATGGCAGAGTGGTCGTCCCGAAAGCTTTCGGGAGCGGTATCTTGAAAATTAACCAAATGAAATACTGGAGAGATGGCAGAGTGGTCGAATGCGGTGGTCTTGAAAACCATTGTGCGGCAACGTACCGGGGGTTCGAATCCCTCTCTCTCCGCAATTTAGAGTTCATCTAGAACCAAACAGCTGTAAATCCATTGATTTACAGCTATTTTTGTTTTTAGGACATTCATTCTATTTCAAATAATACTATTAGGAATGGGGACTCTACGGTGAACAAATTCACACTCCTACCTTGTTCACCAAACATCTCATAACAAACTGTATCAAAACATATTAAACTAGACCAACTTCTAAATTTTATTTTTTAAAGTGCTTGTTTTTTCGTAAATTGTATTAAACATTATTCATCAATTTACGATTTTTTGATGAAATCCAGATGATGATAATGGTAAATTAATCAGGTATGAATACCTTTTCTACGCTAAATATCAGCTTCTTAATACGTAAGAACCGCACCAATAAACATGGCGAGGCTCCCATATATATGCGTATATCTGTAGATCAGCAGCGTGTTGAAATGGCTACAGGACGATATATCAATCCTACAAGCTGGAATGGAAAGCTCAACAAGGCCTTTCCTAAAAAGAAAGGTGGAGTTCAAATCAATCAATTCCTGGATGCTCTTAAAAACGGAATTTACGATCATCATACCGAAATGGTAAAGAATGGAGAAGACATTAGTGCAAAAAAACTCAAGGCTCGTTTTCTTGGTATTGATGAAGATAGAAAAACGCTTTTACAAGTTTTTGAGTACCACAACAAGCAAATTTCAGAATTGGTAAGTATCTCCTACTCTCGTGCCACATTGCAAAGGTATGTTACAACTCTGGATCACATTAAGAACTTTTTGAAGTATCAATACAACCTTAAGGACATTTCCTTGCATCGAATTAAGTATTCCTTTATTATTGATCTGGAACATTATCTGAAAACTGTTCGCAAATGCAATAACAATACGACATACAAGTACATCAAGAACTTTAAAAAGATCATCATTCTTGCCATTAAAAATGAATGGCTGAACAAAGATCCTTTTGCAAAATACAAATCCGCCTTGATAGAAGTTAAAAGAGAATATCTTACCAAAGATGAACTTTTAAAGCTTGAAAACTTAAAATTATCAATCCCCCGTTTGGATTTTGTGAGAGACATCTTCTTATTCTCATGTTATACAGGACTGGCTTATGTTGACGTTAGCAATCTAACTACAGAAAATATCAGAAAAGGAATTGATGGTAACAATTGGATCATTACGCAAAGAAAGAAGACAAAAGTGCCTTCTAATGTTCCACTACTACCTGTTCCGGAACAATTAATAAAAAAATATAGTCTATCACCAGGCAAAAA
This genomic interval from uncultured Marinifilum sp. contains the following:
- a CDS encoding bifunctional oligoribonuclease/PAP phosphatase NrnA, producing MNTLCNRINNSLIKKAEQLLNDSNKISIIPHSGPDGDAIGSSLALNQYLKKKGKQVQIISPSAYPVFLKWLPENSDVWIYTNGKKKAEEYLNSSDLIFILDHNSFKRSGDLETVLEKTDAKKIMIDHHPEPEPIVDLMFSDVTMSSTCELMYEFIEALGDENMIDDRISECLYTGIITDTGGLSYNSSQPRTYQIVGSLIANGIDKSKIHSNIYDNFSPDRMKLLGYCLDNGLEVLNEYNTAIIKLSKEDLIRFNYKDGDTEGFVNYPLSIQGMLISVIFIEKDDMVKISFRSKGNVPINIIAREYFNGGGHMNAAGGRSTDKLQVAIDNFKKVLPDFYEKIEK
- a CDS encoding nucleoside-diphosphate kinase; its protein translation is MRSDRTFTMIKPDAVAAGNIGAILAKINEAGFRIAAMKYTQITKEQAKQFYEVHKDRPFYNDLTDFMSSGPIVAAILEKENAVADFRKLIGATNPAEAEKGTIRKEFAESMSRNAVHGSDSDENACIEGAFYFSSTEII
- a CDS encoding DUF721 domain-containing protein, coding for MRRSKTQKIDALVRQVLKESNLDGRLKEYEMVNSWEKVIGKTVANATTDIYIRNRKLFVKVRSSVIRNELMMIREGLIKALNREVQANIIDDIIVR
- a CDS encoding DNA replication/repair protein RecF, with amino-acid sequence MYLEKLSLINYKNIPELEICFSPKINCFIGNNGVGKTNLLDAVYYLSFCKSYFSSSDQLNINHDAQFMVLEGNYKRKELEEVIYCGVKRGQKKNFKRNKKEYKKLSEHIGLLPIVMVSPADGRLITDGSEERRKYMDSVISQYDRKYLDDLIRYNRVIQQRNKLLKDFASGTKYDEDTLSIWDEQLVILGSEIYKKRKDYLHKLMPVFQEYYNIISQGNENVSLEYKSQLHEHSMRDLLDNARWKDQVMQYTTVGVHKDDLMLNLGEYPIKKMGSQGQKKSYLIALKLAQFEFIKQIAGFNPILLLDDIFDKLDSIRVEQIVRLVSEERFGQIFISDTNRDHLDEILSGSALEYQLFVINNGSIVNS
- a CDS encoding tetratricopeptide repeat protein, producing the protein MSKHKNDQVTEDNFENLEEALSKTEQYIEKNQKKLTSIAFAVIVVAVAIFAYQKYYRTPLEQKAQNQLFQAQRYFEQDSFKLALNGDENYPGFIDIVDEFGSTTAGNLSQYYAGISYLRIGEFQNAIDHLNSFSSDDFILSALAKSAIGDSYMELGESKKAASNYMDASSLNSNDFTTPIYLQKAGLAYEMTGDYKKALTAYEKIEKDFAKSAEARDVEKYITRAKAMIK
- a CDS encoding site-specific integrase, encoding MNTFSTLNISFLIRKNRTNKHGEAPIYMRISVDQQRVEMATGRYINPTSWNGKLNKAFPKKKGGVQINQFLDALKNGIYDHHTEMVKNGEDISAKKLKARFLGIDEDRKTLLQVFEYHNKQISELVSISYSRATLQRYVTTLDHIKNFLKYQYNLKDISLHRIKYSFIIDLEHYLKTVRKCNNNTTYKYIKNFKKIIILAIKNEWLNKDPFAKYKSALIEVKREYLTKDELLKLENLKLSIPRLDFVRDIFLFSCYTGLAYVDVSNLTTENIRKGIDGNNWIITQRKKTKVPSNVPLLPVPEQLIKKYSLSPGKKMENNIFPSLSNQKTNAYLKELADLASIDKNLTFHTARHTFATTVTLANGVPIESISSMLGHKNIRTTQIYSKVVNEKVGKDMSKLRKKL